From Arthrobacter sp. FW306-2-2C-D06B, a single genomic window includes:
- a CDS encoding ABC transporter permease — MSTTTLQNTRMSVPARTPRIGPTLRRFGVLAALLVLVALISIAQPGFLAGGNLMNIVSQWAPVAIMGIGMTYVVITSGFDLSVGAIYSLTAVIAATVGRTEAPIVAFAAAAGAGIVAGLVNGWIVTGLKVNPFIATLGSSLIISGTTLVITGNRAVVVSFAPFQELGSGRLAGIPYSGMLLVALLLMAGCILAFTPYGQSVYAVGGNQEASRLAGIRTRGVVASTYTLSGLCASIAGVVTASQLGSAQPNLNPNLVFDVLTVVIVGGTSLTGGKGAIWRTAVGVAILATLQNGFNLLDIDSYYQNIIKGIIIIAALTRLSGMRPARRLRRPNSSK; from the coding sequence ATGAGCACGACAACCCTTCAGAACACCCGGATGTCCGTGCCCGCGCGGACGCCACGGATAGGTCCAACCCTGCGCCGTTTCGGCGTCCTGGCAGCCTTGCTGGTTCTGGTCGCCCTCATCAGTATCGCTCAGCCCGGCTTCCTCGCCGGCGGGAACCTGATGAACATCGTCAGCCAATGGGCCCCTGTGGCCATCATGGGAATCGGCATGACGTACGTGGTCATCACGAGCGGTTTTGACCTCTCGGTCGGGGCCATCTATTCCCTTACCGCCGTCATCGCGGCAACCGTCGGCCGGACAGAGGCCCCGATCGTCGCGTTCGCCGCAGCGGCCGGAGCCGGTATCGTAGCCGGGCTCGTCAACGGGTGGATCGTCACCGGGCTGAAGGTCAACCCGTTCATCGCCACCCTCGGCAGTTCCCTGATCATCTCAGGCACCACGCTGGTCATCACGGGAAACCGGGCCGTCGTCGTCAGCTTCGCCCCGTTCCAGGAACTCGGCAGCGGGCGGCTCGCCGGCATCCCGTATTCGGGAATGCTCCTGGTCGCGCTGCTTCTGATGGCCGGCTGCATCCTGGCATTCACGCCCTACGGGCAATCCGTCTACGCGGTCGGAGGGAACCAGGAAGCCAGCCGACTCGCGGGTATCCGAACCCGCGGCGTCGTGGCCAGCACCTACACGCTCTCAGGGCTGTGTGCCAGCATCGCCGGGGTCGTCACGGCCTCGCAACTGGGATCGGCACAGCCCAACCTCAACCCGAACCTGGTCTTCGATGTCCTGACCGTTGTCATCGTCGGCGGCACGTCGTTGACTGGAGGAAAAGGCGCCATCTGGCGGACCGCCGTCGGCGTGGCAATCCTGGCCACCCTCCAGAACGGCTTCAACCTCCTGGACATCGATTCGTACTACCAGAACATCATCAAGGGCATCATCATCATCGCCGCCCTGACCCGGCTCTCCGGAATGCGGCCCGCGCGCAGACTGCGCCGCCCCAACTCCTCCAAATAA
- a CDS encoding sugar ABC transporter ATP-binding protein, giving the protein MRTHDPSPAADALVVRGMNKQYGDIPVLRNVSLTVRAGEVHALVGENGAGKSTLIKTVAGAVGQDSGTVSIWGQELDGGQPGKAAAAGLAVIYQELTIVPEMTALANVLLGRSPRRFGFIDRPAALARYREAAAAAGTSIPAGTRAGDLSTANQQMLEIMRALASHRRLIVMDEPTASLGPEDSRSLHKAIRELTSAGCSIVYISHNLDDVLDIADSITVLREGAVIDSRATVDWDKPSLIVAMLGGNPAEVQPTAPAHTKGRIALSVRGLTAPGVDLPTLDIREGEIIGLAGLVGSGRTRLLRTLAGANRQTTGTLTLDGKQVPWPRSPRDAIRRGIALAPEDRKDQALVLDRSAAWNVALGQFAKASGRRPFRNGALAGWASPGAGRMGFDPSRLNGPAGTLSGGNQQKLVLARWLDRGLGCLLLDEPTRGIDIGAKAQIFATVRQLADEGLCVIWCSSDLDEVTRYSDRTIVLASGRAVAELPARSTVQDILTHTYTAPAPGSIGPTTTDMATS; this is encoded by the coding sequence ATGCGCACCCACGATCCATCCCCCGCTGCCGACGCACTCGTCGTCCGTGGCATGAACAAGCAGTACGGGGACATCCCGGTCCTGAGGAACGTTTCCCTCACAGTCAGGGCAGGTGAAGTACATGCTCTCGTCGGGGAAAACGGGGCTGGAAAGTCAACGCTGATCAAAACCGTGGCCGGCGCCGTCGGGCAGGACAGCGGAACGGTCAGCATCTGGGGCCAGGAGCTCGACGGAGGGCAGCCCGGCAAGGCTGCCGCCGCGGGGCTTGCGGTGATCTACCAGGAGCTGACCATCGTCCCGGAAATGACAGCTCTGGCCAACGTGTTGCTCGGCAGGTCACCGCGGAGGTTTGGTTTCATCGACCGCCCGGCGGCCTTGGCTCGGTACCGGGAGGCTGCTGCAGCAGCCGGCACCTCCATACCCGCAGGCACCCGGGCCGGGGACCTGTCCACGGCCAACCAGCAGATGCTAGAAATCATGCGGGCCTTGGCCAGTCACCGCCGCCTGATCGTCATGGATGAGCCCACGGCCTCGCTCGGCCCGGAAGACAGCCGTTCGCTCCACAAAGCCATTAGGGAACTCACCTCCGCCGGATGCTCGATTGTCTACATTTCCCACAATCTCGACGACGTCCTGGACATCGCCGACAGCATCACCGTGCTGCGCGAAGGCGCCGTGATCGACAGCAGAGCAACAGTCGACTGGGATAAACCCTCCCTGATCGTCGCGATGCTCGGCGGCAACCCGGCCGAGGTCCAGCCCACCGCCCCGGCGCACACCAAGGGCCGGATCGCCCTGAGCGTCCGCGGGCTGACGGCCCCAGGTGTCGATCTTCCGACGCTGGACATCCGCGAAGGCGAGATCATCGGCCTGGCCGGACTCGTCGGTTCGGGACGCACCAGGCTGCTGCGGACCCTGGCCGGCGCGAACCGCCAAACAACCGGAACCCTCACACTCGATGGAAAGCAGGTTCCATGGCCTCGTTCCCCCCGGGACGCCATCCGACGCGGGATCGCGCTGGCCCCGGAGGACCGGAAAGACCAGGCCCTGGTTCTGGACCGGAGCGCGGCCTGGAACGTGGCCCTGGGCCAATTCGCCAAGGCATCGGGCCGCCGTCCCTTCCGGAACGGCGCGCTGGCCGGATGGGCAAGTCCCGGCGCTGGACGGATGGGGTTCGACCCGAGCCGGCTGAACGGGCCCGCAGGGACCCTGTCGGGCGGAAACCAACAGAAACTCGTGCTGGCCCGATGGCTGGACCGCGGACTCGGTTGCCTGCTCCTGGATGAACCAACACGGGGCATTGACATCGGCGCCAAAGCCCAGATCTTTGCCACGGTCCGCCAGCTCGCCGACGAGGGGCTCTGCGTCATCTGGTGCAGCAGTGATCTGGACGAGGTCACCCGGTACAGCGACAGAACCATCGTCCTGGCCTCCGGCCGGGCGGTGGCCGAACTACCGGCACGGTCCACCGTCCAGGACATCCTCACCCACACCTACACCGCACCGGCGCCCGGAAGCATCGGGCCCACAACAACAGATATGGCAACGTCATGA